In one Bradyrhizobium cosmicum genomic region, the following are encoded:
- a CDS encoding type III PLP-dependent enzyme, which translates to MTERIQEFLRNRRSEGQDTEPCLVVDLEVVRDNYQTFAKALPDSRVFYAVKANPAPEVLSLLASMGSCFDTATVAEIEMALAAGATPDRISFGNTIKKERDIARAFALGIRLFAVDCTAEVEKIARAAPGAKVFCRILYDCAGAEWPLSRKFGCDPEMAVDVLDAAKRLGLEPCGISFHVGSQQRKVKAWDRALAMASQVFRDCAERGINLTMVNMGGGFPTKYLKDVPPVVTYGRSIFRALRKHFGNQIPETIIEPGRGMVGNAGIIESEVVLISKKSDEDEVRWVYLDIGKFGGLAETMDESIRYAIRTPHDGADMTPCVLAGPTCDSADVLYEKSPYPLPVTLEIGDKLLIEGTGAYTSTYSSVAFNGIPPLKTYHI; encoded by the coding sequence ATGACCGAACGTATTCAGGAATTCCTGCGCAACCGCCGCAGCGAGGGCCAGGACACCGAGCCTTGCCTCGTGGTCGACCTCGAAGTCGTGCGCGACAATTACCAGACCTTTGCCAAGGCGCTGCCCGACAGCCGTGTGTTCTATGCCGTCAAGGCGAACCCGGCGCCGGAAGTGCTGTCCCTGCTCGCCTCCATGGGCTCCTGCTTCGACACCGCGACGGTCGCCGAAATCGAGATGGCGCTGGCCGCGGGTGCGACGCCCGACCGCATCTCATTCGGCAACACGATCAAGAAGGAGCGCGACATCGCGCGCGCCTTCGCGCTCGGCATTCGCCTGTTCGCGGTCGATTGCACCGCCGAGGTCGAGAAGATCGCCCGTGCGGCTCCCGGCGCCAAGGTGTTCTGCCGCATTCTCTATGACTGCGCCGGCGCCGAGTGGCCGCTGTCGCGCAAGTTCGGCTGCGACCCCGAGATGGCGGTCGATGTGCTCGACGCTGCCAAGCGCCTGGGCCTGGAGCCGTGCGGCATCTCGTTCCACGTCGGCTCGCAGCAGCGCAAGGTGAAGGCGTGGGACCGTGCGCTGGCGATGGCCTCGCAGGTGTTCCGCGACTGCGCCGAGCGCGGCATTAACCTGACCATGGTCAACATGGGCGGCGGCTTCCCGACCAAGTACCTGAAGGACGTGCCGCCGGTGGTGACCTACGGCCGCTCGATCTTCCGCGCGCTGCGCAAGCACTTTGGCAACCAGATTCCGGAGACCATCATCGAGCCCGGCCGCGGCATGGTGGGCAACGCCGGCATCATCGAATCCGAGGTCGTGCTCATCTCGAAGAAGAGCGACGAGGACGAGGTGCGCTGGGTCTACCTCGACATCGGCAAGTTCGGCGGTCTCGCCGAGACCATGGACGAGTCGATCCGCTACGCCATCCGCACCCCGCATGACGGTGCGGACATGACGCCGTGCGTGCTCGCGGGTCCGACCTGCGACAGCGCCGACGTGCTGTACGAGAAGAGCCCGTATCCGCTCCCCGTCACGCTCGAGATCGGCGACAAGCTGCTGATCGAAGGCACCGGCGCCTATACGTCGACCTACTCGTCGGTGGCGTTCAACGGCATCCCGCCGCTGAAGACGTACCACATCTAA
- a CDS encoding GNAT family N-acetyltransferase — protein sequence MTAFRKTQVTLTSNAAPFAIRAERAADVAAREALLDACFGENRHDRTCQRLRDGRAPAAGLALSAVREGTLVGTVRLWHVSAGGRPALVLGPLAVDPACRELGIGAALMQQALAAARARRHEAVILLGDAPYYARFGFSPEKTGALMLPGPFERDRLLAIEFQAGTLDGAEGMIVPTGAALPKRRVVRPLQARAA from the coding sequence ATGACTGCTTTTCGGAAGACACAGGTTACCCTCACCTCGAATGCCGCTCCGTTCGCGATCCGTGCGGAACGTGCTGCCGACGTCGCCGCCCGTGAAGCGCTGCTGGATGCCTGCTTTGGCGAGAACCGCCATGACCGAACCTGCCAGCGCCTGCGCGACGGACGTGCACCTGCCGCCGGCCTTGCGCTGTCGGCCGTGCGCGAGGGGACACTCGTGGGAACCGTGCGGCTGTGGCACGTCAGCGCCGGAGGCAGGCCCGCTCTGGTCCTCGGACCGCTGGCGGTAGACCCTGCCTGCCGCGAGCTCGGGATCGGCGCCGCGCTAATGCAACAAGCGCTGGCCGCCGCCCGGGCGCGCAGGCATGAAGCCGTGATCCTGCTCGGCGATGCCCCCTATTACGCCCGCTTCGGTTTCTCGCCCGAGAAGACCGGTGCATTGATGCTGCCCGGCCCGTTCGAGCGCGACCGCCTGCTGGCCATCGAATTCCAGGCCGGCACGCTCGATGGCGCCGAGGGGATGATCGTGCCGACCGGTGCGGCCCTGCCCAAACGGAGGGTAGTTCGTCCCCTCCAGGCGCGCGCGGCCTAA
- a CDS encoding RidA family protein yields the protein MSRRLISTGSPFEKTAGYSRAVIDGDFAFVAGTTGYDYATMSMPADVTSQSRNCFKTIEAALKEGGFEMADIVRVTYYLTDAKDADTHFAVCGEVLGEIRPAATLLVVSALYKPEMKVEIEVTAKRRGI from the coding sequence ATGTCCCGCCGCCTGATTTCCACGGGCTCCCCGTTCGAGAAGACCGCCGGCTACAGCCGCGCCGTGATTGACGGCGACTTCGCCTTCGTCGCAGGAACCACCGGCTACGACTACGCGACCATGAGCATGCCGGCCGATGTCACCAGCCAGTCACGCAACTGCTTCAAGACCATCGAAGCGGCCCTGAAGGAGGGCGGATTCGAGATGGCCGACATCGTCCGCGTGACCTACTACCTCACCGACGCCAAGGATGCAGACACCCATTTCGCGGTCTGCGGCGAAGTCCTCGGCGAGATTCGCCCGGCCGCAACGCTTCTCGTCGTCTCGGCGCTGTACAAGCCCGAGATGAAGGTCGAGATCGAAGTCACCGCCAAGCGCCGCGGCATCTGA
- a CDS encoding homospermidine synthase: MSHPSQIYAKITGPIVMVGFGSIGKGTLPLIERHLDYDKSRVTVIDPKDEGRKAHCEKHNVRFIQKAVTRDNYRELLTPLLTEGGGQGFCVNLSVDTGSTDIMELCNELGALYIDTVNEPWLGFYFDASKGPEARSNYALREATLAAKKARPAGSTTAVSCCGANPGMVSFFVKQALLNVAADLKLNAPKPKTKAEWADLMRQAGIKGIHIAERDTQRSKKPKEPDVFVNTWSVEGFLSEGVQPSELGWGTHEKWMPENARTHEAGCGAAIYLMQPGANTRVRTWCPTRGAQYGFLVTHNESISIADYFTVRDASGTAVYRPTCHYAYHPADDAVLSLHEMFGRAAKMQEKHHILDENEIVDGIDELGVLLFGHDNNAYWYGSQLSIEETRKLAPYQNATGLQVTSAVLGGMVWALENPNEGIVEADEMDFDRLLEIQLPYLGPVKGFYTDWTPLTDRPGLFPEDIDTSDPWQFRNVLVR; the protein is encoded by the coding sequence ATGAGCCACCCCTCGCAGATCTACGCGAAGATCACTGGTCCCATCGTCATGGTCGGCTTCGGCTCCATCGGCAAAGGCACATTGCCGCTGATCGAGCGGCATCTCGATTACGACAAGTCGCGCGTCACCGTGATCGACCCCAAGGACGAGGGCCGCAAGGCGCATTGCGAGAAGCACAATGTCCGCTTCATCCAGAAGGCCGTGACCAGGGACAATTATCGCGAATTGCTGACCCCGCTGCTCACCGAAGGCGGCGGCCAGGGATTTTGCGTCAATCTCTCGGTCGACACCGGCTCGACCGACATCATGGAGCTCTGCAACGAACTCGGCGCTCTCTATATCGACACCGTCAACGAGCCCTGGCTGGGCTTCTATTTCGATGCGTCGAAGGGTCCGGAAGCGCGTTCCAACTACGCGCTTCGCGAAGCGACGCTGGCCGCCAAGAAGGCGCGTCCCGCCGGTTCGACGACGGCCGTCTCCTGCTGCGGCGCCAATCCCGGCATGGTCTCCTTCTTCGTCAAGCAGGCGCTGCTCAACGTTGCCGCCGATCTGAAGCTCAATGCTCCCAAGCCGAAGACCAAGGCCGAATGGGCGGACCTGATGCGGCAGGCGGGCATCAAGGGCATCCACATCGCCGAACGCGACACGCAGCGCTCCAAGAAGCCGAAAGAGCCTGACGTCTTCGTCAACACCTGGTCGGTGGAAGGCTTCCTGTCGGAAGGCGTGCAGCCGTCCGAGCTCGGCTGGGGCACCCATGAAAAATGGATGCCGGAGAATGCGCGCACCCACGAGGCCGGCTGCGGCGCCGCCATCTATCTGATGCAGCCCGGCGCGAACACGCGCGTGCGCACATGGTGCCCAACCCGCGGCGCGCAGTACGGCTTCCTCGTCACCCACAACGAATCGATCTCGATCGCCGACTACTTCACGGTACGCGACGCATCGGGCACCGCTGTCTACCGGCCGACCTGTCACTATGCCTATCACCCGGCTGACGATGCCGTGCTGTCGCTGCATGAGATGTTCGGCCGCGCCGCCAAGATGCAGGAGAAGCACCACATCCTCGACGAGAACGAGATCGTCGACGGCATCGACGAGCTCGGCGTGCTGCTGTTCGGCCACGACAACAATGCCTACTGGTACGGCTCGCAGCTCTCCATCGAAGAGACCCGCAAGCTAGCGCCCTATCAGAACGCCACCGGCCTGCAGGTGACCTCCGCCGTGCTCGGCGGCATGGTGTGGGCGCTGGAAAACCCGAACGAAGGCATCGTCGAAGCCGACGAGATGGATTTCGACCGGCTGCTGGAAATCCAGCTGCCCTATCTCGGTCCGGTCAAGGGCTTCTACACCGACTGGACGCCGCTGACGGATCGTCCGGGACTGTTTCCGGAAGATATCGATACGAGCGATCCCTGGCAGTTCCGGAATGTTCTGGTGCGGTGA
- a CDS encoding MgtC/SapB family protein has protein sequence MRFLTTFQIADFADTLVSLFTAFVLGTLIGAERQYRQRTAGLRTNVLVAVGAAAFVDLAMHLTGSDGAVRVISYVVSGIGFLGAGVIMKQGMDVRGLNTAATLWASAAVGSCAGADMVAQAAALTVFVIAGNTMLRPLVNAINRIPLNEKTSEATYYFKLAVAVDALPDMRDRLVEKLEGAKYQVADIEVVEIGDDILEIVAKLVATAVDPNELNAAATDLQHLPGVRHATWEVSTTD, from the coding sequence ATGCGGTTTCTGACGACCTTCCAGATTGCTGATTTCGCCGACACGCTGGTCAGCCTGTTCACGGCCTTCGTGCTGGGTACGTTGATCGGCGCCGAGCGGCAGTATCGCCAGCGCACCGCGGGCCTGCGCACCAACGTGCTGGTCGCGGTCGGCGCCGCCGCGTTCGTCGATCTCGCCATGCATCTGACCGGCTCCGACGGTGCGGTCCGGGTGATCTCCTACGTCGTCTCGGGCATCGGCTTCCTTGGTGCCGGCGTCATCATGAAGCAGGGCATGGACGTGCGCGGGCTCAACACCGCGGCGACGCTGTGGGCTTCGGCTGCGGTCGGCTCCTGTGCGGGGGCCGACATGGTCGCGCAGGCCGCGGCCCTCACCGTGTTCGTCATCGCCGGCAACACCATGCTCCGCCCGCTGGTCAATGCCATCAACCGCATCCCGCTGAACGAGAAGACCTCGGAAGCGACCTATTACTTCAAGCTCGCGGTAGCGGTTGACGCCTTGCCCGACATGCGCGACCGGCTCGTCGAGAAGCTCGAGGGTGCGAAATATCAGGTGGCTGACATCGAAGTCGTCGAAATCGGCGACGATATCCTGGAGATCGTTGCCAAGCTGGTCGCGACCGCGGTCGATCCGAACGAGCTGAACGCGGCGGCGACCGATCTGCAGCATTTACCGGGCGTGCGCCACGCCACCTGGGAAGTCAGCACCACCGACTGA
- a CDS encoding WD40 repeat domain-containing protein, producing the protein MKEFTPAPDSASIVSVTDRVKPVTLGMGVTSAHFLGPRAAFVGAEENVAFVDAKGEITKVAVHNGGILSAASDGKRLIMGGDDGKVVSLDANGEVTLLATDPKRRWIDAVALHPDGAFAWSAGKTATVKSGKAEEKSLEVPSTVGGLAFAPKGLRLAIAHYNGATLWFPNMADSAEFLPWAGSHLGVTFSPDNKFLVTTMHESALHGWRLADNRHMRMTGYPGRVRSMSWSAGGKGLATSGADTVIVWPFASKDGPMGKEPAMLAPLQARVSVVACHPKNDILAAGYSDGTVLMVRLEDGAEILVRRNGTPPVAALAWNAKGTLLAFADENGDGGLLEL; encoded by the coding sequence ATGAAAGAGTTTACGCCGGCCCCGGATTCAGCCTCGATCGTTTCCGTCACCGACCGCGTCAAGCCGGTCACGCTGGGCATGGGCGTGACCTCAGCGCATTTCCTTGGGCCTCGCGCCGCCTTTGTCGGCGCCGAGGAGAACGTCGCGTTCGTCGATGCCAAGGGAGAGATCACCAAGGTTGCCGTGCATAACGGCGGCATTCTCTCCGCTGCCTCCGACGGCAAGCGCCTCATCATGGGCGGCGACGACGGTAAGGTCGTGTCGCTCGACGCCAACGGCGAGGTGACATTGCTTGCCACCGACCCGAAGCGGCGCTGGATCGACGCGGTGGCGCTGCATCCGGACGGCGCTTTTGCCTGGTCGGCCGGCAAGACCGCGACCGTGAAGAGCGGCAAGGCCGAGGAGAAGTCGCTTGAGGTGCCCTCCACCGTCGGCGGCCTTGCGTTCGCGCCCAAGGGGCTGCGCCTCGCGATCGCCCATTACAACGGCGCGACGCTGTGGTTTCCCAACATGGCGGACTCGGCTGAATTCCTGCCCTGGGCGGGGTCGCATCTCGGCGTCACCTTCAGCCCCGACAACAAATTTCTGGTCACCACCATGCACGAGTCGGCGCTGCACGGCTGGCGCCTCGCCGACAACAGGCACATGCGTATGACCGGCTATCCCGGCCGCGTCCGCTCGATGTCCTGGAGCGCAGGCGGCAAGGGTCTGGCGACCTCGGGCGCCGACACCGTCATCGTCTGGCCGTTTGCCAGCAAGGACGGCCCGATGGGCAAGGAGCCCGCGATGCTGGCGCCGCTTCAGGCGCGCGTGTCCGTGGTCGCCTGCCATCCGAAGAACGACATCCTCGCCGCCGGCTACAGCGACGGCACCGTACTGATGGTGCGACTGGAAGACGGCGCGGAGATCCTGGTCCGCCGCAACGGTACCCCGCCGGTTGCCGCGCTCGCCTGGAATGCCAAGGGGACGCTGCTGGCCTTTGCCGACGAAAATGGGGATGGCGGCCTGCTGGAGCTTTAA
- a CDS encoding CobW family GTP-binding protein, whose amino-acid sequence MSEASQKIPVTVLTGYLGAGKTTLLNRILSENHGKKYAVIVNEFGEIGIDNDLIIGADEEVFEMNNGCICCTVRGDLVRIMDGLMKRKGKFDAIIVETTGLADPAPVAQTFFVDEDVQKNARLDAVVTVADAKWLSDRLKDAPEAKNQIAFADVIVLNKTDLVTKAELAEVEARIRAINPYAKLHRTERCSVALADVLDRGAFDLDRILEIEPDFLEADDHDHDHDHHGHDHHHHDHGHGLKHYHDEDMQSLSLKSDKPLDPNVFMPWLQNLVQVEGGKILRSKGILAFHDDDDRYVFQGVHMMLEGDHQRKWKDDEPRQSRLVFIGRELPEDLIRKGFESCIVS is encoded by the coding sequence ATGTCTGAAGCGTCCCAGAAAATTCCCGTGACCGTCCTGACCGGCTATCTCGGTGCCGGCAAGACCACGCTGCTCAACCGCATCCTGTCGGAAAACCACGGCAAGAAATACGCCGTCATCGTCAACGAATTCGGCGAGATCGGCATCGACAACGACCTCATCATCGGCGCCGATGAGGAAGTGTTCGAGATGAACAATGGTTGCATCTGCTGCACCGTGCGCGGCGATCTCGTGCGCATCATGGACGGCTTGATGAAGCGCAAGGGCAAGTTCGACGCCATCATCGTCGAGACCACGGGGCTCGCCGATCCGGCGCCCGTCGCCCAGACCTTCTTCGTCGATGAGGACGTGCAGAAGAACGCCCGGCTCGACGCGGTCGTCACGGTCGCCGATGCCAAATGGCTATCAGACCGGCTGAAGGATGCGCCCGAAGCCAAGAACCAGATCGCCTTTGCCGACGTCATCGTGCTCAACAAGACCGATCTCGTCACCAAAGCCGAGCTTGCCGAGGTCGAGGCCCGCATCCGCGCCATCAACCCCTATGCCAAGCTGCATCGCACCGAGCGCTGCTCGGTGGCGCTGGCCGACGTGCTCGACCGCGGCGCATTCGACCTCGACCGCATTCTGGAGATCGAACCGGATTTCCTGGAGGCCGACGATCATGACCACGACCATGATCATCACGGCCACGACCACCATCACCATGATCACGGCCACGGCCTGAAGCACTATCACGACGAGGACATGCAGTCGCTGTCGCTTAAATCCGACAAACCGCTCGATCCGAACGTGTTCATGCCCTGGCTCCAGAACCTGGTGCAGGTCGAGGGCGGCAAGATCCTGCGCTCGAAGGGCATCCTCGCCTTCCACGACGACGACGACCGCTACGTCTTCCAGGGCGTTCACATGATGCTGGAGGGTGACCACCAGCGGAAGTGGAAGGACGACGAGCCGCGCCAGAGCCGCCTCGTCTTCATCGGTCGCGAATTGCCCGAAGATCTCATTCGCAAGGGCTTCGAGAGCTGTATCGTCTCGTGA
- a CDS encoding metal ABC transporter substrate-binding protein, whose protein sequence is MRVLVLLALLLVASPLRAAERLHVVASFSILGDFVRTVGGDRVNVTTLVGPDSDVHVYTPAPSDAKRIADAKLVIVNGLGLEGWLPRLVQSSGAKAQVVTASAGITPLKLGSAADPHAWQSVPNAKVYVTDIAKALVAADPDDADVFRARARAYLDKLDALDREVREAVAKPPPERRKVISTHDAFGYFASEYGVQFIAPLGVSTETEPSARDIAGIIGQIKAARIPAVFLENISDDRLIRRIAAETGAKVGGTLISDGLTGEKGPAPTYIDMVRHNIKALTSALDH, encoded by the coding sequence ATGCGGGTCCTCGTGCTCCTCGCCTTGCTCCTGGTCGCTTCGCCGCTGCGCGCCGCGGAACGGCTCCACGTCGTCGCCAGCTTCTCCATCCTCGGCGATTTCGTCCGCACTGTTGGCGGCGACCGGGTCAACGTGACGACGCTGGTCGGCCCCGATAGCGACGTCCATGTCTACACGCCGGCGCCCAGCGATGCGAAGCGGATCGCGGACGCAAAGCTCGTCATCGTCAATGGGCTCGGCCTCGAAGGCTGGCTGCCGCGACTCGTGCAATCCTCCGGAGCCAAGGCGCAGGTGGTGACCGCGAGCGCCGGGATCACGCCCCTGAAGCTCGGTTCGGCTGCAGATCCCCACGCCTGGCAGTCCGTTCCCAACGCCAAAGTCTACGTCACCGACATCGCCAAAGCGCTGGTCGCGGCCGATCCTGACGATGCGGATGTCTTCCGCGCCCGGGCCAGGGCCTATCTGGACAAGCTCGACGCGCTCGACCGCGAGGTCCGCGAGGCCGTGGCCAAACCCCCGCCTGAGCGGCGCAAGGTGATCTCGACCCACGACGCCTTCGGCTATTTCGCCTCCGAATACGGCGTCCAGTTCATCGCCCCCCTGGGCGTTTCCACTGAAACCGAGCCCAGCGCACGGGACATCGCTGGTATCATCGGCCAGATCAAGGCCGCGAGGATCCCGGCGGTATTCCTGGAGAATATCAGTGACGACCGGCTGATCCGGCGGATTGCGGCCGAGACCGGGGCAAAGGTCGGCGGGACCCTGATTTCGGACGGTTTGACGGGTGAAAAGGGGCCTGCACCCACTTACATTGATATGGTCAGGCACAATATAAAGGCCCTGACCAGCGCGCTTGACCACTAG
- a CDS encoding metal ABC transporter permease, which yields MVYDALIGPFTEFEFMRRALAAVIALSLAGAPIGVFLMLRRMSLVGDAMAHAILPGAAVGFLLSGLNLFAMTAGGLIAGFAVAILAGVVARSTGLKEDASLATFYLASLALGVTIVSIKGTNIDLLHVLFGNILAMDDQTLLVVAFNATVTLLVLAVIYRPLVIESVDPLFLRTVSRAGGPAHLAFLALVVINLVNGFQALGTLLAVGLMILPAGIARFWSRDLTMMICIAVVAAAVSGYAGLVLSFQTRVPSGPAIILVATVLYIVSVLFGRVGGIVRQLFPGRHLEA from the coding sequence ATGGTTTATGACGCGCTGATCGGTCCGTTCACCGAATTCGAGTTCATGCGGCGTGCGCTCGCCGCGGTCATCGCGCTGTCGCTCGCCGGCGCGCCGATCGGCGTGTTCCTGATGCTGCGGCGGATGAGCCTCGTCGGCGACGCCATGGCGCATGCGATACTGCCCGGTGCGGCCGTTGGCTTCCTGCTCTCCGGGCTCAATCTGTTCGCGATGACGGCCGGCGGCCTGATCGCCGGCTTTGCGGTGGCGATCCTCGCCGGCGTGGTCGCGCGCTCGACCGGGCTGAAGGAGGACGCATCGCTGGCGACCTTCTACTTGGCCTCGCTGGCGCTCGGCGTGACCATCGTGTCGATCAAAGGCACCAATATCGACCTGTTGCACGTGTTGTTCGGCAACATCCTCGCGATGGACGACCAGACCCTGCTGGTGGTGGCCTTCAATGCCACCGTGACGCTGCTGGTGCTCGCGGTGATCTACCGTCCGCTCGTGATCGAGAGCGTGGATCCGCTATTCCTGCGGACCGTGAGCCGCGCCGGCGGCCCAGCGCATCTCGCCTTCCTCGCGCTCGTCGTCATCAACCTCGTCAACGGCTTTCAGGCGCTCGGCACGTTGCTGGCGGTCGGCCTGATGATCCTGCCGGCCGGCATCGCGCGATTCTGGTCGCGCGATCTCACAATGATGATCTGCATCGCGGTGGTCGCCGCCGCCGTCTCCGGCTATGCCGGCCTCGTGCTGTCGTTCCAGACCCGCGTGCCCTCCGGCCCTGCGATCATCCTGGTGGCGACCGTGCTCTACATCGTCTCGGTCCTGTTCGGCCGCGTCGGCGGCATCGTCCGCCAGTTGTTTCCCGGCCGGCATCTGGAGGCCTGA
- a CDS encoding metal ABC transporter ATP-binding protein — protein MAAVHFHNVTLGYDRHPAVHHLNGEVASGALVAVIGPNGAGKSTLLRGIVGILRPLDGSIHLGGLDSRDIAYLPQSAEIDRSFPISVFDFVATGLWRATGLFGGIGKAARDKILRAIASVGLNGFENRPLGTLSGGQMQRVLFARVLLQDARLIVLDEPFNAIDSKTTTDLLALVKHWHGEGRTVLAALHDMEMVRTHFSETLVLARGPVAWGPTAEVLTPENLMVAMRMCEAFDDSAAACAADDARSQAA, from the coding sequence ATGGCGGCCGTGCATTTCCACAACGTCACGCTCGGCTACGACCGGCATCCGGCCGTGCACCACCTCAATGGCGAGGTCGCCTCCGGCGCGCTGGTCGCCGTGATCGGTCCGAACGGGGCCGGCAAGTCGACGCTGCTGCGCGGTATCGTCGGCATCCTCCGGCCGCTCGACGGCAGCATCCATCTCGGCGGGCTCGACTCCCGCGACATCGCCTATCTGCCGCAGAGCGCGGAGATCGATCGCAGCTTTCCCATCTCGGTGTTCGATTTCGTCGCGACCGGGCTGTGGCGGGCGACCGGCCTGTTCGGCGGCATCGGCAAGGCCGCGCGTGACAAGATCCTCCGCGCGATCGCTTCCGTCGGCCTCAACGGCTTCGAGAACCGTCCCCTCGGCACGCTCTCGGGCGGGCAGATGCAGCGAGTTCTGTTTGCGCGCGTGCTGCTTCAGGATGCTCGCCTGATCGTGCTCGACGAGCCTTTCAACGCCATCGACAGCAAGACTACGACCGACCTGCTCGCGCTGGTCAAGCACTGGCACGGCGAGGGCCGCACCGTGCTCGCCGCATTGCACGACATGGAGATGGTGCGCACCCATTTCAGCGAGACCCTGGTGCTGGCACGCGGCCCCGTCGCCTGGGGACCGACGGCGGAGGTGCTGACGCCGGAGAACCTGATGGTCGCGATGCGGATGTGCGAAGCCTTCGACGACAGCGCCGCGGCCTGCGCGGCCGACGACGCCCGCTCGCAGGCGGCGTGA
- a CDS encoding permease produces the protein MSELFPKNPAPADDAESEPRPGRVRKPIGWSTIIIAALVAVSAALVWRRDGTDGVLEILTHDLSLFGGILPRVLAGCLLGAFISEILPHEKVSRSLGPKSGLKGLLIGTAFGAILPGGPFTAYPVASALLAVGADFGATIAMVVSWTLIGYGRAVAWEIPIMGTDFTLWRIVISLPLPVLAGALGRFVYIRLYPKRGSDEDAA, from the coding sequence TTGTCAGAACTTTTCCCGAAGAATCCGGCGCCTGCCGACGACGCGGAGTCCGAGCCGCGGCCGGGGCGTGTGCGCAAGCCGATCGGCTGGTCGACGATCATCATTGCGGCGCTGGTGGCGGTGAGCGCAGCTCTGGTCTGGCGGCGTGACGGCACTGACGGTGTCCTCGAGATTCTGACCCACGATCTCTCGCTGTTCGGCGGCATCCTGCCGCGCGTGCTGGCGGGCTGCCTGCTCGGCGCATTCATCTCCGAGATATTGCCGCACGAAAAAGTCTCGCGCTCGCTCGGGCCGAAGTCCGGGTTGAAGGGCCTTTTGATCGGCACCGCGTTCGGCGCGATCCTGCCCGGCGGGCCCTTCACCGCCTATCCGGTGGCGAGCGCGCTGCTGGCTGTCGGCGCCGATTTCGGTGCCACCATCGCCATGGTCGTGAGCTGGACCCTGATCGGCTATGGCCGCGCGGTGGCCTGGGAAATCCCGATCATGGGCACCGATTTCACGCTGTGGCGGATCGTCATCTCGCTGCCGCTGCCGGTGCTCGCCGGCGCGCTCGGCCGCTTCGTCTATATCCGGCTCTATCCGAAGCGCGGCAGCGACGAGGATGCGGCATGA
- a CDS encoding superoxide dismutase: MTFTLPPLPYAYDALGQFMSKETLEFHHDKHHQAYVTNGNNALKGTEWEGKSLEEIVKGSFGKNPAVFNNAGQHYNHIHFWSWMKPNGGGTKLPGKLEKKINEDLGGFEKFKTDFQAAGVGQFGSGWCWLQVKNGKLEISKTPNGENPLVHGATPILGCDVWEHSYYIDYRNRRPDYLKAFVENLVNWEYVESLFDKA, encoded by the coding sequence ATGACCTTTACGCTCCCCCCACTCCCTTACGCCTATGACGCCCTCGGCCAGTTCATGTCGAAGGAGACGCTGGAATTCCACCACGACAAGCATCATCAGGCCTACGTCACCAACGGCAACAACGCGCTCAAGGGGACCGAATGGGAAGGCAAGTCCCTTGAGGAGATCGTCAAGGGCTCGTTCGGCAAGAACCCGGCCGTGTTCAACAACGCCGGCCAGCACTACAACCACATCCACTTCTGGAGCTGGATGAAGCCCAATGGCGGCGGCACCAAGCTGCCGGGCAAGCTCGAGAAGAAGATCAACGAAGACCTCGGCGGCTTCGAGAAGTTCAAGACCGACTTCCAGGCGGCCGGCGTCGGCCAGTTCGGCTCCGGCTGGTGCTGGCTCCAGGTCAAGAACGGCAAGCTCGAGATCTCCAAGACCCCGAACGGGGAGAATCCGCTGGTGCACGGCGCTACCCCGATTCTCGGCTGCGACGTCTGGGAGCACTCCTACTACATCGACTATCGCAATCGCCGTCCCGACTATCTCAAGGCGTTCGTCGAGAACCTCGTGAACTGGGAATACGTCGAGTCCCTGTTCGACAAGGCGTAA
- a CDS encoding GNAT family N-acetyltransferase, translating into MSIEIDILNGDASWKIAEPLHQAVWGPQQIADKPWAHVKWANADLRVLIETPEDGLVCHVGIYFRTATWNGQKVHIGGIGGVCTREDQRGRGYATVAIDAAVHTMRANEAVRFALLFCEPHNFTFYETRSWLPFKGEVYCEQPEGRIRFDHMAPYVFNIVRAPTLGTIDLCGLPW; encoded by the coding sequence ATGAGCATCGAGATCGACATTCTGAACGGCGACGCCTCGTGGAAGATCGCCGAGCCGCTGCATCAGGCAGTCTGGGGCCCGCAACAGATCGCGGACAAACCCTGGGCTCACGTCAAATGGGCCAATGCGGATCTGCGCGTGCTGATCGAGACGCCCGAGGACGGCCTCGTCTGCCATGTCGGCATCTACTTCCGCACAGCCACCTGGAACGGGCAAAAGGTCCATATTGGCGGCATCGGCGGTGTTTGCACCCGCGAGGACCAGCGCGGCCGCGGCTATGCGACCGTGGCGATCGACGCGGCAGTGCACACCATGCGGGCCAACGAGGCGGTGCGCTTCGCACTGCTGTTCTGCGAACCACACAATTTTACGTTCTACGAGACCCGGAGCTGGCTGCCCTTCAAGGGTGAGGTCTATTGCGAGCAGCCGGAGGGGCGAATCCGCTTCGACCATATGGCTCCCTACGTCTTCAACATCGTCCGCGCGCCGACGCTGGGCACCATCGACCTATGCGGCCTGCCGTGGTGA